A stretch of the Aphis gossypii isolate Hap1 chromosome 2, ASM2018417v2, whole genome shotgun sequence genome encodes the following:
- the LOC126550109 gene encoding uncharacterized protein LOC126550109 yields MNIKKVLFVIITTIHFTFGFIAYDCGGPNLNITSFDSLEVDNCDLPIPSKTERVTRIQLLQRVETYPVNFKSCLITVDYLITRCSAFEDAQVVEGGYFSDIIELGSARCSETHQKQSFTFQTGGVVTDLKINETIFVTNIIAGTLDKYGNCKGTTFKSSRGEWEDVVVQAKFKILLSEGTAIANSKDNILILPTGTKMKLSENYGFDSFKGETIWTNNHFTCEVQDFNVLYDGPASLIISNAINDFSNNIYTYIVETDKIVFSLKQIKKSFACGMPVIQTEHIQLVILVDTAFFNRFTTTTISPQNTDLLAYVNTKFVYVENFFKSTITSLYNDIIKNSVISNEKYYNKSLH; encoded by the coding sequence ATGAATATCAAAAAAGttctatttgttattattacaaccatACATTTCACTTTTGGATTCATTGCTTACGATTGCGGAGGTCCTAACCTAAATATAACTTCCTTTGACAGTCTAGAAGTAGACAACTGTGATCTTCCAATACCTTCGAAAACAGAACGGGTAACAAGAATACAACTATTGCAAAGGGTTGAAACATATCCAGTTAATTTCAAATCATGCCTGATCActgttgattatttaataacaaggtGTTCGGCGTTTGAAGACGCACAAGTTGTAGAGGGAGGGTATTTTTCCGACATAATAGAGTTAGGTAGTGCTAGATGTTCAGAGACTCACCAGAAACAATCTTTCACTTTTCAAACGGGAGGAGTAGTgacagatttaaaaataaacgaaacgaTATTTGTAACAAATATCATTGCCGGAACATTAGACAAGTATGGTAATTGTAAAGGCACAACTTTTAAATCAAGCAGAGGAGAGTGGGAAGATGTGGTCGTACaagctaaatttaaaatattgctttCAGAAGGTACGGCTATAGCAAATAGTAAAGATAATATCCTCATACTTCCAACAGGAACCAAAATGAAATTATCTGAAAATTATGGTTTTGATTCTTTTAAAGGAGAGACTATATGGACAAACAACCATTTCACTTGTGAAGTACAagatttcaatgttttatatgATGGTCCTGCAtcgttaataatttcaaatgccattaatgatttttcaaataatatatatacctatattgtggaaacggataaaatagtattttccctaaaacaaattaaaaaaagttttgcatGCGGGATGCCAGTGATTCAAACTGAACACATACAGTTAGTCATACTTGTAGATACCGCATTTTTCAATCGATTTACGACAACAACAATTTCTCCGCAAAACACTGATTTGTTAGCCTacgttaatacaaaatttgtttatgttgAAAACTTCTTTAAATCTACGATAACATCATTGtataatgacataattaaaaacagtgTGATCTCgaacgaaaaatattacaacaaaagCTTACACTAG